In Meiothermus ruber DSM 1279, the following proteins share a genomic window:
- a CDS encoding molybdopterin-dependent oxidoreductase: protein MAKVTINDRTIEVPNGTSVMDAIFHAGYDVPLFCAEKHLSPIGACRMCLVRTGSPRKGPDGNFIMEDGQPKIFWMPKLAAACITAVTDGMVVDTLSDEVKHAQSGMVELTLLNHPLDCPTCDKGGACELQDRSYEYGLVEKFYQPDPMELPMYTRFEMTRRHVDKHHPLSPFIVLDRERCIHCKRCVRYFEEIPGDEVLDFIERGVHTFINSEDDGLPSNFTGNIVDICPVGALLDRTARFRARNWEYDATETTSMDDACGAAITVDTRSGLLERIRAAERREVNEVWISDAARFGHEWVNENRVRVPLVRKNGQLVETNWEEALEAIRKGLSGVAKADIGVYLAGSSTLEEGLAALELTQALGTPHRDFQGRTAYPVTGFTPASFDELLDAEFVLILGEPTEEAPTLHLRLSEYSRGLKPAARLNHGTPFADLNIKERMPRLTHKLALFSAYPSNTAKWAGASGVHAPGAEAALLAALLNQGEAPAGLAEAVDWVKERLAKSQRVVLVLGAGVLNQPQAALKARQLAERTGAKVMCMTPAANARGLEALGFFPGKGGAGWTEAGPRAVYYAYLPTEAQLKAASFRILHLTHRHPLAERYADVILPNQTPYEKRGHTLNLEGRVLPLEPVAINNGEADGAVAALAVLAEALGVKTPVRLVRQATRLLVEKHKLPAALERWLPKGTGWAASEADATQGALYLRPTMWRREQVVGAVAQAIELRLEMSPATARAQGLADGYWVEIELPGGRERLEVRTVVGLPDGVMYVPALGAWAGRSLEAKILVGGAA, encoded by the coding sequence ATGGCCAAGGTAACCATTAACGACAGAACCATAGAGGTACCGAACGGCACCTCGGTGATGGATGCCATCTTCCACGCTGGCTACGATGTGCCGCTGTTCTGCGCTGAGAAGCACCTGTCGCCCATCGGGGCCTGCCGGATGTGCCTGGTTAGGACCGGCAGCCCGCGCAAAGGGCCGGACGGCAACTTCATCATGGAGGATGGGCAGCCCAAAATTTTCTGGATGCCCAAGCTGGCGGCGGCCTGCATCACCGCGGTAACCGACGGGATGGTGGTGGACACCCTCTCCGACGAGGTGAAGCACGCCCAGTCGGGCATGGTGGAGCTGACCCTGCTCAACCACCCGCTCGACTGCCCCACCTGCGACAAGGGCGGGGCCTGTGAGCTACAGGATCGCAGCTACGAGTACGGCCTGGTGGAGAAGTTCTACCAGCCCGACCCCATGGAGCTGCCCATGTACACCCGCTTCGAGATGACCCGGCGGCACGTGGACAAGCACCATCCGCTCTCGCCCTTCATCGTGCTCGACCGCGAGCGCTGCATCCACTGCAAGCGCTGCGTGCGCTACTTCGAGGAGATTCCGGGCGACGAAGTGCTGGACTTTATCGAGCGGGGGGTGCACACCTTCATCAACAGCGAGGACGACGGCCTGCCCTCCAACTTCACCGGCAACATCGTGGATATCTGCCCGGTGGGGGCCCTGCTCGACCGAACCGCGCGCTTCAGGGCCCGCAACTGGGAGTACGACGCCACCGAGACCACCTCGATGGACGACGCCTGCGGGGCGGCCATCACGGTGGACACCCGCAGCGGTCTCCTCGAGCGCATCCGGGCTGCCGAGCGCCGCGAGGTGAACGAGGTCTGGATCTCCGATGCGGCCCGCTTCGGCCACGAATGGGTGAACGAGAACCGGGTGCGCGTTCCTTTGGTACGCAAGAACGGCCAACTGGTTGAGACCAACTGGGAGGAGGCCCTCGAGGCCATCCGCAAGGGCTTGAGCGGCGTGGCCAAAGCGGACATCGGCGTGTACCTGGCGGGCAGCAGCACCCTCGAGGAGGGCCTGGCGGCCCTCGAGCTCACCCAGGCCCTGGGCACGCCGCACCGCGACTTCCAGGGCCGCACCGCCTACCCGGTGACGGGGTTCACCCCGGCCAGCTTCGACGAGCTGCTGGATGCCGAGTTCGTGCTGATCCTGGGCGAGCCCACCGAGGAGGCCCCCACCCTGCACCTCAGGCTTTCGGAGTACAGCCGCGGCCTCAAACCGGCGGCCCGGCTGAACCACGGCACCCCCTTTGCCGACCTCAACATCAAGGAGCGGATGCCCCGCCTGACCCATAAGCTGGCCCTCTTCAGCGCCTACCCCAGCAACACTGCCAAGTGGGCCGGGGCCAGCGGCGTGCATGCCCCAGGGGCCGAGGCGGCCCTGCTGGCGGCCTTGCTGAACCAGGGCGAGGCCCCAGCGGGCCTGGCCGAGGCGGTGGACTGGGTCAAGGAGCGCCTGGCGAAGAGCCAGCGGGTGGTGCTGGTGCTGGGGGCGGGGGTGCTCAACCAGCCCCAGGCGGCCCTCAAGGCCCGGCAGCTCGCCGAGCGCACCGGCGCCAAGGTGATGTGCATGACCCCGGCGGCCAACGCGCGGGGCTTGGAGGCCCTGGGCTTCTTCCCCGGCAAAGGGGGTGCGGGCTGGACGGAGGCCGGGCCCAGGGCGGTTTACTATGCCTACCTGCCCACCGAGGCCCAGCTCAAGGCGGCTTCTTTCCGCATCCTGCACCTCACGCACCGGCACCCGCTGGCTGAGCGGTACGCCGACGTGATTTTGCCCAACCAGACGCCCTACGAAAAGCGCGGCCATACCCTGAACCTCGAAGGCCGGGTGCTGCCTTTGGAGCCCGTGGCCATCAACAACGGCGAAGCCGACGGGGCGGTGGCGGCGCTGGCGGTGCTGGCCGAGGCTTTGGGGGTCAAAACCCCGGTGCGGCTGGTGCGCCAGGCCACCCGCCTGTTGGTCGAAAAGCACAAACTGCCGGCGGCGCTCGAGCGCTGGCTGCCCAAAGGTACCGGCTGGGCCGCCTCCGAGGCCGATGCCACCCAGGGAGCCCTCTACCTGCGCCCCACCATGTGGCGGCGGGAGCAGGTGGTGGGGGCGGTGGCCCAGGCGATCGAACTCAGGCTGGAGATGAGTCCGGCCACGGCCCGCGCCCAGGGCCTGGCCGATGGGTACTGGGTAGAGATCGAGCTGCCCGGTGGAAGGGAGCGCCTCGAGGTCAGAACCGTGGTAGGGTTGCCCGATGGTGTGATGTACGTGCCGGCGCTGGGGGCCTGGGCGGGCCGCAGCCTGGAGGCCAAAATTCTGGTAGGAGGTGCCGCATGA